A region of Elusimicrobiota bacterium DNA encodes the following proteins:
- a CDS encoding serine/threonine protein kinase produces the protein MAASEPDPLVGTTLGPCRLEALIGRGGMGRVYKARHIALDRAVAVKLVDAGGAGTNGAAVREQILAEARSAAKLEDPRIVAIHEVGEDRGIPYIVMQWVDGESLEARVKRLRRLSPDEALEIIRETASALGAAHKAGLVHRDIKPGNILVDARGAVKLADFGIARPAGAAAAADETVAGSFHFMAPEQAYGGPPDPRSDLYALGATWYYALTGEPPYPGEALDALMRHRDEPPPEVRNLRPEITERAAGLLRRLMAKKVEDRPADAFVLLKEMLSVGMLLETDTSGSPFKILPAAPRADAPRPQYPDPASAPARASAPVDRAVPLPPPPPAPAPASALGSKSAFVGLLSAFGVLAFGWQWRRAGPEDWAAGAAFLALAPAALTYGDRSNAWRRALSAAGCAGAAACWARQAFGGGVAMPVLEPAIVAAVGYIALFGTAYLGQWGQDRSEAHWSRVLGLVAALCLLVSALTWTVPETQPWGAGLAERAAAWWAAFSGSGGGWRWLGTAGVCAALGAAVHLKVQSSAAPDDRKLNWNK, from the coding sequence ATGGCCGCCTCCGAGCCGGATCCTCTGGTCGGAACCACGCTCGGCCCGTGCCGCCTCGAGGCGCTGATCGGCCGCGGCGGCATGGGCCGCGTCTATAAGGCGCGCCACATCGCCCTCGACCGCGCCGTCGCGGTGAAGCTCGTCGACGCCGGCGGCGCGGGCACCAACGGCGCCGCGGTGCGCGAGCAGATCCTGGCCGAGGCGCGCAGCGCGGCCAAGCTCGAGGACCCCCGCATCGTCGCGATCCACGAGGTCGGGGAGGATCGCGGCATCCCCTACATCGTGATGCAGTGGGTGGACGGCGAGTCCCTCGAGGCGAGGGTCAAGCGCCTCCGGCGCCTCTCCCCGGACGAGGCCCTCGAGATCATCCGGGAGACCGCGTCCGCGCTCGGGGCCGCGCACAAGGCCGGGCTCGTGCACCGGGACATCAAGCCCGGGAACATCCTCGTCGACGCGCGCGGCGCGGTGAAGCTCGCCGACTTCGGCATCGCTCGCCCCGCCGGCGCCGCCGCGGCCGCGGACGAGACGGTCGCCGGCTCCTTCCATTTCATGGCGCCTGAGCAGGCCTACGGCGGCCCTCCCGACCCCCGGTCGGACCTCTACGCGCTGGGCGCGACCTGGTATTACGCGCTGACCGGAGAGCCCCCCTACCCCGGCGAGGCGCTGGACGCGCTGATGCGGCACCGCGACGAGCCTCCCCCCGAGGTCCGGAACCTGCGTCCGGAGATCACGGAGCGCGCCGCCGGCCTCCTGCGCCGGCTGATGGCCAAGAAGGTCGAGGACCGCCCGGCCGACGCCTTCGTCCTGCTCAAGGAGATGCTCTCGGTCGGGATGCTTCTCGAGACGGACACGAGCGGCTCGCCGTTCAAGATCCTGCCCGCGGCCCCCCGCGCGGACGCTCCGCGTCCCCAGTACCCCGATCCCGCGTCCGCCCCCGCGCGCGCCTCCGCGCCCGTCGACCGCGCCGTCCCCCTCCCCCCTCCGCCCCCCGCGCCCGCGCCCGCCTCCGCGCTCGGCTCCAAGAGCGCCTTCGTCGGCCTGCTCAGCGCGTTCGGCGTCCTCGCCTTCGGCTGGCAGTGGCGGCGGGCCGGTCCCGAGGACTGGGCCGCCGGCGCGGCCTTCCTCGCGCTGGCCCCCGCGGCGCTGACCTACGGGGACCGCTCGAACGCCTGGCGCCGGGCGCTCAGCGCCGCCGGCTGCGCCGGGGCGGCGGCGTGCTGGGCGCGGCAGGCGTTCGGCGGCGGCGTCGCGATGCCCGTGCTCGAGCCCGCCATCGTCGCGGCCGTCGGATACATCGCCCTGTTCGGCACCGCGTACCTCGGGCAATGGGGCCAGGACCGCTCCGAGGCGCACTGGTCGCGCGTCCTCGGCCTAGTCGCCGCGCTGTGCCTGCTGGTCTCCGCCCTGACCTGGACCGTGCCGGAGACGCAGCCCTGGGGCGCGGGGCTCGCGGAGCGCGCGGCGGCGTGGTGGGCCGCTTTCTCCGGCTCAGGCGGCGGCTGGCGCTGGCTCGGGACCGCGGGCGTGTGCGCGGCCCTGGGCGCCGCGGTGCATCTGAAGGTCCAGTCCTCCGCGGCGCCGGACGACCGCAAGCTCAACTGGAACAAGTAG
- a CDS encoding NADH-quinone oxidoreductase subunit N, with the protein MNNLRLLLPETILATLALGVAFADLILPAKRARALYHLAWLSAAGVLAWVALSLGDASTHGAGSMWSVDPFSQFFKVTTLLTCVLCLLLGLDYKELPESQAGTFSALMLLSTAGLMYLVSSTNLLMIFVALELVSISSFILTGFERKNPKSNEGSMKYFLFGAFSSAILVYGISLYYGATGTTQLAAASAAPGPMLILSLVLILLGFAFKASLAPMHFWVPDAYEGAPTPVTTFLSVAPKLATFAALARVFGAVFPLQAYDLTLLFAIMAALTMTIGNFTAMFQTDVKRLLAYSSIAQAGYLLIGLAVGSPLGREGVMLYSFVYVAMNVGAFAVVQAVGSAKGSYDLSSFDGLAKNRLGLALSLMFCLLSLAGIPPLAGFMGKLVIFSSAVQAGQWWLAVVGVLNSVVSVYYYFAIAHRMFFRDPSDEAAIPVGAYVCGGVALAVVGVLLFGIHPEPLIAGVRASTQILP; encoded by the coding sequence ATGAACAACCTGCGGCTGCTCCTCCCGGAGACGATCCTGGCGACGCTGGCGCTCGGCGTGGCCTTCGCGGACCTGATCCTGCCGGCCAAGCGGGCCCGCGCGCTGTACCATCTCGCCTGGCTCTCGGCCGCGGGCGTCCTGGCCTGGGTGGCGCTGTCCCTCGGCGACGCCTCGACGCACGGCGCCGGCTCGATGTGGTCCGTCGACCCGTTCAGCCAGTTCTTCAAGGTGACGACCTTGCTCACCTGCGTGCTGTGCCTGCTGCTCGGCCTCGACTACAAGGAGCTTCCGGAGAGCCAGGCCGGGACCTTCTCGGCGCTGATGCTCCTCTCGACGGCTGGGCTGATGTATCTCGTCTCCTCGACGAACCTGCTGATGATCTTCGTCGCCCTCGAGCTGGTCTCGATCTCCTCCTTCATCCTGACGGGCTTCGAGCGCAAGAACCCGAAGTCCAACGAAGGCTCGATGAAGTACTTCCTGTTCGGCGCGTTCTCCTCGGCCATCCTCGTCTACGGGATCTCGCTGTACTACGGGGCCACGGGGACGACGCAGCTCGCCGCGGCCTCCGCCGCCCCCGGCCCGATGCTGATCCTGTCGCTCGTGCTCATCCTCCTCGGCTTCGCCTTCAAGGCGTCGCTCGCGCCGATGCACTTCTGGGTGCCCGACGCCTACGAGGGGGCGCCCACGCCGGTGACGACCTTCCTGTCCGTCGCGCCCAAGCTCGCGACCTTCGCGGCGTTGGCCCGCGTGTTCGGCGCGGTCTTCCCGCTGCAGGCCTACGACCTGACCTTGCTGTTCGCGATCATGGCCGCGCTCACGATGACGATCGGCAACTTCACGGCGATGTTCCAGACCGACGTCAAGCGCCTGCTCGCCTACTCGTCGATCGCGCAGGCGGGCTACCTGCTGATCGGCCTCGCCGTCGGCTCGCCGCTCGGACGCGAGGGCGTGATGCTGTACTCGTTCGTCTACGTCGCGATGAACGTCGGCGCGTTCGCCGTCGTCCAGGCCGTCGGCTCGGCGAAGGGCAGCTACGACCTCTCCTCGTTCGACGGCCTGGCCAAGAACCGGCTCGGCCTCGCGCTGTCGCTCATGTTCTGCCTGCTGTCGCTCGCGGGCATCCCGCCGCTGGCGGGCTTCATGGGCAAGCTGGTGATCTTCTCCTCGGCCGTCCAGGCGGGGCAGTGGTGGCTGGCCGTCGTCGGCGTCCTCAACAGCGTCGTCTCGGTCTACTACTACTTCGCGATCGCCCACCGGATGTTCTTCCGCGACCCCTCGGACGAGGCCGCCATCCCGGTCGGCGCCTACGTCTGCGGCGGCGTGGCCTTGGCCGTCGTCGGCGTCCTGCTGTTCGGCATCCATCCCGAGCCGCTGATCGCGGGCGTGCGCGCTTCGACGCAGATCCTGCCTTAG